GGCTGCTTTTTACGCTTCTGGAGCACATGGTTTAGGAGACCTTTCTTCCACCCTGGGGACGACGCTGGTCTTAAGAGGGATATCAAAATCGCTGATTAGAGACCCCCGGGGTAGAATTTACTGTCACCGCCATCCCGAAGGAATGTGGTTGCCTGGTGGTGCCAGTAATACCGGTGGAGAGTGTTTACAGAAGCTTTTCCCCGGAGAAGAGTACCGGGCTTGGGACAGAAAGGTTAGTGAAAGTGTTTCCCTACCTACCGGAATTGTTTTTTACCCACTGATGAGGGAAGGCGAAAGACTACCTTTTTCCTGTCAGGAGGCACGCTCATTTAAAATAGGCAAAGAAAATACTCAGGAAGAGCTCTATGCAGCTTGCCTTGAAGGAGTAGGCTATGTAGAGCGCTTCGCCATAGAACTTTTGGAAAGGCTTGGAGTTGATAAAGTAAAGAAGATATTCGCTTCAGGAAGCGGTGCAAAAAGTGAACTCTGGTGCAGAATCAGAGCTTCTATAAGTGGCTTACCGCTTTGTGTTCCAGCCTCAGAAGAAGCAGCAATGGGAGCCTGTGTAATCGCCAGCGCTCAGTATTGGGGAGGGATTAGCAAAGCGGTGAGAGAAATGATACGCATTGAAAAGGTTTTTGAACCGGACCCTGCTTTGCAGGAAGCGTATCAGGAAAAATATGCTTGCTTTGTCGAAGAATGCGAGAAAAGGGGGTACGCTCTTGACTGAAAAAAGATTGGAAACTGCGCTGAAAGTTGCTCACCAGGCTGGTGAATTTTTACTTTCTAAAAAGGAAGCAATTTTGAC
This portion of the Thermatribacter velox genome encodes:
- a CDS encoding FGGY-family carbohydrate kinase; translation: MDLVAGIDVGTQGVRCIASDLKGNIVAESRETITRSWLEGVFFEQDPEEWWDKTLACLRRLLYRLRQKNSNHASIKALAVDSTSGSVIPVDVKGRVLRRAIMYNDTRAKEEAFLINQFAKTFIENLGYKFGASFALSKVLWIKRNEPSIFEQTRFFIHPTDFINAKLTGEWGISDISNCLKMGYDLINNCWPEFIEKDLGIPLCKLPKVVPTGEVIGTVSKEVADELGLSPKTLVVAGATDGTAAFYASGAHGLGDLSSTLGTTLVLRGISKSLIRDPRGRIYCHRHPEGMWLPGGASNTGGECLQKLFPGEEYRAWDRKVSESVSLPTGIVFYPLMREGERLPFSCQEARSFKIGKENTQEELYAACLEGVGYVERFAIELLERLGVDKVKKIFASGSGAKSELWCRIRASISGLPLCVPASEEAAMGACVIASAQYWGGISKAVREMIRIEKVFEPDPALQEAYQEKYACFVEECEKRGYALD